GTTGGAACAAAAAGCGCACAACGCTTTGCCTTCCACGTGCTGCGTTCCTCCGATGAAGACGCCAGGGCGCTCGCGGACGCGGTTCGCGAACTCAAGGCCAGCCTGCGCCTATGCTCCATCTGCAATAACGTGACCGACACCGACCCCTGCGCGTATTGCACCAGCCCGGTGCGCAACCTCAGGATGATTTGCGTAGTGGAAGAACCAACCAACATCGCATCCGTGGAGAGAACCCGCAGCTACCAGGGCGTCTACCACGTGCTGCATGGGACACTATCGCCTTTACATGGCATTGGCCCCGATCAACTGCGCGCGGCAAATTTGCTGGCACGTGTGGAGCGGGGTGAAGTGGATGAAGTAATTCTGGCGACAAGTCCGACATTGGAGGGCGAAGCAACGGCAAGCTGGCTGGCTGCTGCCTTACGCGCTCAGGCCATCGTCGGCCAACCCATCAAAATCACGCGCATAGCCACCGGCGTCCCAGCCGGAAGCGATATTGAATATGCGGATGAAGTGACCATGTCGCGTGCCATGGAAGGCAGGCGGGAGCTGTAGACAGCCCGCTGTTGCAAATCAGCTACGCAGACGCGCCAGCAGATCCTGTGGATGGACCGGCTTGGCCAGAATCTCAAATTCATAGCCTTGCGTACGGGCCTTTTCAAGCAGATCGGCTGTAGCAGCCTGCCCCGAAAACAATAGGATCTTGATCGACGGCAGCAACTGGCGAATGCGAATTGCCGCATCGATGCCATTGAGGCCGCCCATGATCACGTCAGAAATCAGCATGTCCGGCTGAAACTCGCTCGCCAACTCAACAGCTTTTTCGCCGGTATAGGCTACGCGCGCCTGAAATCCACTCTGGTTGAGAATCATGGCCAGCGTATCTGCGATGACTCGTTCGTCATCGGCAACCAGCACCTTCGGTTTCGTTATGATGTCAGGCATGGACCCTCAAAACAATGTAGTGGCGCAACTTCTCGCCTGAACTTCCGCCAGAAACGCAAAGTAAAGCACGCAGTGACGTCATCGAAAAATGCCCAGGCTGGCTGAATGGACAAAGGAACATTCGGATTGCACTAGAAGAATGATACGCTGTGGCGAGAGATCAGCGACATAATTGCCCTTCTTTTGTTCACCCCGTGCCAGATTTCAAAACCTTTTCAATACTCCAAGGCATCTTTAGTTTAACCACGCAGCGACACAGCGGTTAAGTTCGTCTGGCGGAACACGGGTTGCTCAAAACCTTATAACATGAGTTGTAACCATTCATCGTTCTGCAACTCATCTGCAATAAACTAATTGGAACCCTTAAACACGTCACAGGCAGAGCCTTGACACACTGAATTCCGGAGACTGTCTGATGCAGGAAGCTGCCAACAACAGCACGAGCCAGGTCAGTACGAGCCAGGTCAGCCCGATCATTCGCGCCGAGCAGATCGAAAAGTACTACGCCCAGCCGAGCCAGAATCGTATCCAGGTCATCTCTCCGACGGATCTCTCAATCGTCCCCGGCGAAATCCTCGCCCTGCTTGGCCCTTCAGGCTCCGGCAAATCGACCATGCTGCGTATGCTCACCGGCCTCTCCAAACCCAGCGCAGGCCAGGTCTACTGGCATGAAAAGCCTATCGCCGACGCTGAAATCAACGTCTCCATCGTCTTCCAGAGCTTCGCCCTGTTTCCATGGCTGACCGTACTCGAGAACGTCGAAGCTCCCCTGCAGGCCCGGGGCGTTGAGCCCGAGGCGCGCCGCGAACGCAGCCTGCGCATGTTGGACACAGTCGGTCTGGACGGATTCCAGGCAGCATTCCCCAAGGAGCTCTCCGGCGGCATGCGGCAGCGTGTCGGCTTTGCCCGCGCCCTGGTTGTCGAACCAGAAGTGCTCTTCATGGACGAGCCGTTCTCAGCGCTCGATGTCCTGACCGCCGAGAACCTGCGCAGCGAACTCCTGGAACTATGGGCCAAGAAGACCATGCCCACCAAGGCCGTCTTCATCGTCACCCACAACATTGAGGAAGCTGTCCTGCTCGCCGACCGCATCATCGTGCTCGGGCGTAACCCAGGTCACATTCGGACAGACTTCAAAGTACAACTGCAGCACCCGCGTGATCGGAAATCCGAGCCCTTCACCCACCTCGTTGATTACATCTACAAGGTTCTCACCCGGCCTGAAGTCGTCCCGGCCGCACCCGATCAGACTACCGGCAAACCAGTCCGCGACCAGCGTCAGATGCACTACCAGATGCTGCCTCACGCGCGGCCCGGAGGCGTCGCCGGTCTGCTCGAACTTCTGCTCGACAAAGGTGGCAAGGACGATATCTATCGCCTGGCCGACGATCTGGCCTTCGAGATCGACGACCTGCTGCCCATCGTCGACGCCGCCCAATTACTCGGATTTCTCAAGATCGAAGAAGGCGACGCCGCCATCACTCCCACCGGATCGGCCTACGCCAATTCAGAAATTCTCCACCAGAAAGAGCTCTTCCGCGTGGCGGCGACAGAGCATGTACTGCTCCTGCGCCAGATTCGCCGCGCCCTCGATACCAAGAGCGACCACACCGTTCCAGAGGAATTCTTCCTCGACATGCTCGACGAGCAGTTCAGCGCCGATGAAAGCCAGCGCCAGGTAGAAACCGCCGTCAACTGGGGCCGCTATGCAGAGCTCTTCGACTTCGACGCCTCTCGTCGGCGCTTCATCCTGCCCGAGCCGCAGGAAGAGGTAGTTGCCAGCGAAGAGGGTGCTGAATGAAACTTCAGAGCCCGCTCCAGCACCCGTTCGCCCGGTCGCTGGTCACCGTTCGGACATGGCCCGTCGTCATCGACGTGGGCATCGCCGCCTGCGGGCTGGCCATCTTCTTCGCCATCGTCCACACCGGCGCCTATTGGCTGGGCGCGCCAGTCCCGGTCGTTCCAATCTCCCACTCAATTCACGCTTTGCCCGTGTACGCCTTTTACTCGGTCGTACGCATCGGAATCGCGTACCTGCTGAGCTTGGCTTTCGCCATCACCTATGGCTACACCGCCGCCTACAACCCTCGTGTTGAAGGCTGGATGGTCGCCACCCTGGATATTCTCCAGTCCATCCCCGTACTCAGCTTTCTGCCTCCGGTTGTCCTGGCAATGGTCGCCCTGATCCCCGGCCATCAACTCGGCATTGAACTCGGCGTCATCCTGCTGATCTTCACCGGCCAGGTCTGGAATCTGGCGTTCAGCTTCTACTCCTCCTTGAAAAATATCCCCAAGGAAATGCTGGAAGCATCGCGCATCTATCGCTACTCTCCCTGGCAACGATTCTGGCAATTGGAGATGCCCAATGCCACCATCGGCCTGGTCTGGAACTCGATCGTATCCGTGGCAGGCGGCTGGTTTGCACTCATCGCCTGCGAGATGTTCACCATGGGCGACCGCAACTTCCAGCTTCCCGGCCTGGGTAGCTACCTCAAAACAGCGACAGACTCCGGAGACATCCGCGCCCTGGTCGCCGGAATCGTAGTTGTAATCCTGATCGTGATCGCCACCGACCAGTTACTCTGGCGGCCTCTTATTGCATGGAGCGACAAATTCAAGTTCGAGCAGGTTGAGTCGGCTGATCGCGTCACGTCTCCCATTCTTACCCTGCTGCAGCGCTCGACTCTTCTGAGTTCCATACCGGGCCGCGTTTGGACAAGCATCGAAGAACCCATCTACCGGCGCATGTCGAAGACCGCCTCCTGTCGTGTCGTACAGCCGTTGGATGAGGACGAAAGCAAACACAAGAACTCCATCGGCCTTTGGATTGTCGCGGCCGTCGCTCTGGCTCTCGTCGGCTGGGGAGCAGTCCAGGCCATCATCATGCTTCGGCAGATTACCTGGGCCGACCTGAAACTGCTGCTCGAAGGTGCAGGCGCAACCTTCCTTCGCGTCAACGCTTCCCTGCTGATCTCTGCCGCATGGACAATTCCCGTCGGCGTAGCCATTGGATTCAACCCCAAGCTGGCGCGGGTCGTACAGCCAGTCGCCCAGGTCATGGCGTCCGTCCCAGCCACCGCGTTTTTCCCAATCCTGCTCATCGGACTGGTCAAAATCGGCGGCGGCCTCGGCGTTGGATCCATCGCACTGATGCTTCTCGGTACCCAGTGGTATGTCCTGTTCAACGTGATCGCCGGAGCCATGTCCATCCCCTCAGACCTGCGCGAAGCTGCCTCGCTCTATCGCTTCACCCGCTGGCAACGCTGGACCACCCTGATCCTGCCCGGCATATTCCCCTACCTCATTACCGGCATGGTCACTGCCTCCGGTGGCGCATGGAACGCCTCGGTCTTCGCCGAGTATTCCAAGCTGAACGACCATACCCTTTCCACAATCGGGCTAGGCGCGCAGATTCAAGCTGCTACCGACAGCAATCACCTGCCAATTTTGCTACTGGCTACGATCCTGATTTCGCTCATGGTGGTCAGCATGAACCGGCTGGTCTGGCGCCGCCTCTATCGCCTGGCCGAAACCAAATACAAACTGCTCGGCTAAACTAGTCTGAGTATGTCCCCAGAAATCACCATCGCTGAAGATGAAATCGGCCGGGTTCGCAGATGCGCGTTGGCGCTCCCCGGCACCTCAGAAAAACTCTCCCACGGCGAGCCCACCTTTTTTGTTCAAAAACGCGTTTTCGTAATGGTGGCCAACAACCATCACAGCGATGGCCACACCGCCATCTGGATTCCAGCGATACGCGGCGCTCAGGAAGCAATGATTGCCGAGGCTCCCGGAACATACTTCAAGCCTCCGTATGTCGGAGTCAAAGGTTGGGTAGGGGTTGAACTACCCAAGGTCAGCGACGAAGTCCTCGGTGAACTTATTCGTCGAGCCTGGCGGTTGACCGCACCAAGAGCACTGCTGCGCGCTAACCCCTGATTCCGCAAAAACAGGCCGGTGCTATAATTTGAGACCGGACGGTTTCTTCTACTGTCCGCAGGTCTGATTATGAATACAGTTAAGTCCAAAGGCGAGGAAACCCGCCAGCGCATCATCGCTGAAGCCGCTCCCCTCTTCAATAAACGCGGCTACGAAGGCTGCTCCATCCAGGACATCATGAGCGCGACCGGTCTTGAAAAGGGCGGCATCTACCGCCATTTCGAGAGCAAAGAAGAGCTGGCCGCCGAGGCATTCGACTACGCCTGGACCTACGCCACAGCCAAGCGGCGTCAGAATCTGGATATGATTCCCGACCAGGTCGATCGCATCAAGCAACATGTCGCCAACTTCACAACTCGAAGTGGCATGCCCGGCGGATGTCCGCTGCTCAATACCGCCGTCGACTCCGATAATGGCAACCCGGTTCTGCGCGAACGAGTCTGCAAGGCGCTTCGCAACTGGCAATCGTTTTTGCAAAACGTCCTCGCGGAAGGCATTCTGGCCGGGACAGTTCGTGCAGACGTGAATCCTGCACAAGTTGCAAACCACATCATCGGCGCACTGGAAGGCGCGATGCTCATCAGTCGAATCGAGCACAACGATCAGGCATTGCACCATACGGTTGAATATCTGAACCGGTATCTCGAATCGGAAGTCCGCCAATCGCAAACGAAACCTGCCCGCAAAACAAAGAACTCAACCAATGAGATGCCTCTGCTTTTCTAATCTCTCGTAGGCTATTGCCTCACCGGTGACATTTCACCCTTTCTTTTCTTGCATCTTATTGCGACCAATTGGTCTCAAATAATGAGCAGCTTCAAGCAAAAGGAATTGTCGCTTCATGGCCGCAGCCAATGTACTTCCGGCACCACAATCCGGCGTTTCAGGCATAGTGTCAAGAGCCAGAAAGCCTATCAATCCGTGGGTTGTAGCGCTGACGGTAACGCTGGCTACGTTCATGGAACTCCTCGATACTTCAATCGCGAACGTCTCGCTACCCTACATTGCTGGAGGCCTCGGCCGCAGCTTTGACGAGGTAACCTGGATCCTGACGACATACCTTGTGGCGAACGCGGTCATCCTGCCGATGAGCGCGTTCTTCAGCCGTGTCTTCGGGCGAAAAAATTACTACATGGGCTGCGTCGCGCTGTTCACCATCACTTCGCTATTTTGCGGACTGGCGCCCAGCCTGGGAGTGCTGCTGATCAGCCGCGTACTCCAGGGAATTGGCGGCGGCGGGCTGGCACCGGTCGAGCAATCGATCCTGGTTGACACTTTTTCGCCAGCGAAACGAGCCTCAGCTTTTGCACTTTATACCATCGCAATTGTGACCGCCCCGGCTATTGGTCCCGTGCTCGGCGGCTGGATCACGGATAACTACAACTGGCGCTGGGTGTTTCTGATCAATCTGCCCATCGGAATCCTCTCACTATTTCTGACCAGCCGCTTCGTGCACGACCCACCGGCTTTTGAGGCCGAGCGTAAGAAGGCGCGCGAATCCGGTGGTCTGCGCATCGATACAATCGGCATTCTGCTGGTTGGAGTTGGCTCAGCAACATTGGAGCTTTTCCTGGATCGCGGCCAGATCGACGACTGGTTTGGCAGTCCGTTCATTTCGTGGATGTTCGCCATCTCGATCGCCTGCTGGGCTCTCGCCATCTATTGGGAGCTGACGCATGACGATCCAATCATCGACCTGCGCCTGCTGGCCAATCGGAACTTCGCCATCGCGACAGCGTTCTACTTCATCTTCGGTGTGGGACTGTTCGCCACCACAACGATGATCCCGCAGATTTTGCAATCGCTTTACGGCTATCGGGCAATCGATGCCGGATTGGTCCTTGGACCGGGAGCCTTTGTAATTACGCTGCTCGCTCCGGTAGGTGCCCAGTTGATTCAGCGTGGGCTTGTCCGTCCCAAAGTGCTGCTCATCTTCAGCCTGCTGGTCGTGACCGGCGCGATGATGAACTACAGCGGGTTTACCTTGCAGACGGACTACAATCACTACGCCCTGGCACGCTGCCTGCAAGGATTTGGCTATGCCTTCTTTTTCGTGCCGATTTCGGTAATCGCCTACTCTCAGCTCAGGCCAGACCAGAACAATCGCGCATCGAGTCTCACTAACCTCTTCCGCAACTGGGGCGGCAGCTTTGGCATCGCGCTGGTCACTGCCCTTAGCGAGCGTCGTCAGAACTTCCACCAGTCCGTTGTCGGCGGCAATCTGCCTGGCTCTAACGGCAGCCTGCAGCAGTCGGTGAAATCAATGTCCGCTTACCTTGCGGCCCACGGTTACTCCACGGCAGATTCGACGCGCGCAGCCTACCTTCACTACTACACCGAGTTGGGCAACCAGACGCGACTGCTCGGCTTTATGGACTGCTTCCGCGTGATCGGCTGGCTGACGTTTGCAATGATTCCGGTAGCGCTTTGCATCCGTGCCTTTAAGGTCGGAGGCAAGGCTCCGGCTGGGCACTAAGTTCGACATCGCTGTTCGACATCGCGAAGCTGGCGTATTTTTGATTCGAGAAAGTCTTCCACGCATCCAAGGAAGGACTCACCCAAATTTCCAGGACCAGGAAAGACTTTCTCGAATGACTACTGAACTCTCCAATGAACAGATTTTTGTCAAAACAGCCATCACCGCCTGGGAACAATGGGCGGCCCGTGCGACAAAGTTTT
This DNA window, taken from Acidicapsa ligni, encodes the following:
- a CDS encoding response regulator — its product is MPDIITKPKVLVADDERVIADTLAMILNQSGFQARVAYTGEKAVELASEFQPDMLISDVIMGGLNGIDAAIRIRQLLPSIKILLFSGQAATADLLEKARTQGYEFEILAKPVHPQDLLARLRS
- the recR gene encoding recombination mediator RecR, whose amino-acid sequence is MSRYAEPMARLIEELKKLPGVGTKSAQRFAFHVLRSSDEDARALADAVRELKASLRLCSICNNVTDTDPCAYCTSPVRNLRMICVVEEPTNIASVERTRSYQGVYHVLHGTLSPLHGIGPDQLRAANLLARVERGEVDEVILATSPTLEGEATASWLAAALRAQAIVGQPIKITRIATGVPAGSDIEYADEVTMSRAMEGRREL
- a CDS encoding TetR/AcrR family transcriptional regulator; the encoded protein is MNTVKSKGEETRQRIIAEAAPLFNKRGYEGCSIQDIMSATGLEKGGIYRHFESKEELAAEAFDYAWTYATAKRRQNLDMIPDQVDRIKQHVANFTTRSGMPGGCPLLNTAVDSDNGNPVLRERVCKALRNWQSFLQNVLAEGILAGTVRADVNPAQVANHIIGALEGAMLISRIEHNDQALHHTVEYLNRYLESEVRQSQTKPARKTKNSTNEMPLLF
- a CDS encoding ABC transporter ATP-binding protein, with amino-acid sequence MQEAANNSTSQVSTSQVSPIIRAEQIEKYYAQPSQNRIQVISPTDLSIVPGEILALLGPSGSGKSTMLRMLTGLSKPSAGQVYWHEKPIADAEINVSIVFQSFALFPWLTVLENVEAPLQARGVEPEARRERSLRMLDTVGLDGFQAAFPKELSGGMRQRVGFARALVVEPEVLFMDEPFSALDVLTAENLRSELLELWAKKTMPTKAVFIVTHNIEEAVLLADRIIVLGRNPGHIRTDFKVQLQHPRDRKSEPFTHLVDYIYKVLTRPEVVPAAPDQTTGKPVRDQRQMHYQMLPHARPGGVAGLLELLLDKGGKDDIYRLADDLAFEIDDLLPIVDAAQLLGFLKIEEGDAAITPTGSAYANSEILHQKELFRVAATEHVLLLRQIRRALDTKSDHTVPEEFFLDMLDEQFSADESQRQVETAVNWGRYAELFDFDASRRRFILPEPQEEVVASEEGAE
- a CDS encoding MmcQ/YjbR family DNA-binding protein yields the protein MSPEITIAEDEIGRVRRCALALPGTSEKLSHGEPTFFVQKRVFVMVANNHHSDGHTAIWIPAIRGAQEAMIAEAPGTYFKPPYVGVKGWVGVELPKVSDEVLGELIRRAWRLTAPRALLRANP
- a CDS encoding DHA2 family efflux MFS transporter permease subunit, with product MAAANVLPAPQSGVSGIVSRARKPINPWVVALTVTLATFMELLDTSIANVSLPYIAGGLGRSFDEVTWILTTYLVANAVILPMSAFFSRVFGRKNYYMGCVALFTITSLFCGLAPSLGVLLISRVLQGIGGGGLAPVEQSILVDTFSPAKRASAFALYTIAIVTAPAIGPVLGGWITDNYNWRWVFLINLPIGILSLFLTSRFVHDPPAFEAERKKARESGGLRIDTIGILLVGVGSATLELFLDRGQIDDWFGSPFISWMFAISIACWALAIYWELTHDDPIIDLRLLANRNFAIATAFYFIFGVGLFATTTMIPQILQSLYGYRAIDAGLVLGPGAFVITLLAPVGAQLIQRGLVRPKVLLIFSLLVVTGAMMNYSGFTLQTDYNHYALARCLQGFGYAFFFVPISVIAYSQLRPDQNNRASSLTNLFRNWGGSFGIALVTALSERRQNFHQSVVGGNLPGSNGSLQQSVKSMSAYLAAHGYSTADSTRAAYLHYYTELGNQTRLLGFMDCFRVIGWLTFAMIPVALCIRAFKVGGKAPAGH
- a CDS encoding ABC transporter permease, which encodes MKLQSPLQHPFARSLVTVRTWPVVIDVGIAACGLAIFFAIVHTGAYWLGAPVPVVPISHSIHALPVYAFYSVVRIGIAYLLSLAFAITYGYTAAYNPRVEGWMVATLDILQSIPVLSFLPPVVLAMVALIPGHQLGIELGVILLIFTGQVWNLAFSFYSSLKNIPKEMLEASRIYRYSPWQRFWQLEMPNATIGLVWNSIVSVAGGWFALIACEMFTMGDRNFQLPGLGSYLKTATDSGDIRALVAGIVVVILIVIATDQLLWRPLIAWSDKFKFEQVESADRVTSPILTLLQRSTLLSSIPGRVWTSIEEPIYRRMSKTASCRVVQPLDEDESKHKNSIGLWIVAAVALALVGWGAVQAIIMLRQITWADLKLLLEGAGATFLRVNASLLISAAWTIPVGVAIGFNPKLARVVQPVAQVMASVPATAFFPILLIGLVKIGGGLGVGSIALMLLGTQWYVLFNVIAGAMSIPSDLREAASLYRFTRWQRWTTLILPGIFPYLITGMVTASGGAWNASVFAEYSKLNDHTLSTIGLGAQIQAATDSNHLPILLLATILISLMVVSMNRLVWRRLYRLAETKYKLLG